The Lycium barbarum isolate Lr01 chromosome 12, ASM1917538v2, whole genome shotgun sequence genome includes a region encoding these proteins:
- the LOC132623566 gene encoding E3 ubiquitin-protein ligase APD2-like: MSSNQVVPGPIQLNFSQYDIIISLNQENQDQQQAAFEYILNVVVYASVVLVLLMVVALLIKLLGVCNGELERNDTIRRETDRLISKAGASFTYGTCDEDDLESGNCSRSSSSEDLYDENICIVCYDKKRDCFFIPCGHCTTCHSCAKRIAEEENKNCPICRRVIRRVRRVFIA, translated from the exons ATGTCTTCAAATCAAGTAGTACCAGGTCCAATTCAACTCAATTTCAGTCAATACGACATCATCATCTCTCTAAATCAA gaaaatcaagatcaacaacaggCTGCATTTGAGTACATTCTTAATGTAGTTGTTTACGCCTCTGTTGTCC TGGTGTTGCTGATGGTTGTGGCGTTGCTAATCAAATTACTTGGAGTTTGTAATGGCGAATTGGAAAGAAATGATACTATAAGAAGAGAGACGGACAGATTAATATCGAAAGCGGGTGCTTCTTTTACTTACGGAACATGTGATGAAGATGATTTGGAATCGGGAAATTGCAGTCGTTCTAGTTCATCAGAGGATTTGTATGATGAAAACATATGCATAGTTTGCTATGATAAAAAACGAGATTGTTTCTTTATTCCTTGTGGCCATTGCACTACTTGTCACTCTTGTGCAAAGAG GATTGCTGAGGAAGAAAACAAGAATTGCCCAATTTGCCGGCGAGTAATTCGGAGAGTAAGAAGAGTGTTTATTGCGTAA